A genomic segment from Propioniciclava sp. MC1595 encodes:
- the rsrA gene encoding mycothiol system anti-sigma-R factor → MREIDCSTVEQKVHQFLDGELTEREADDLRHHIDACAHCLDETDLIDALKKLVKRSCACPPAPAALRLRIVTQIQSVTVTRFEF, encoded by the coding sequence ATGCGTGAGATCGACTGCAGCACCGTGGAGCAGAAGGTGCACCAGTTCCTGGACGGGGAGCTGACCGAGCGCGAGGCCGACGACCTGCGCCACCACATCGACGCGTGCGCCCACTGCCTCGACGAGACCGACCTGATCGACGCGCTGAAGAAGCTCGTCAAGCGCTCCTGCGCGTGCCCGCCGGCCCCGGCGGCGCTCCGCCTGCGGATCGTCACCCAGATCCAGTCGGTGACCGTCACCCGCTTCGAGTTCTGA
- a CDS encoding lytic transglycosylase domain-containing protein: MHPDTSPPTPPVESQAGVLGPVVGGLVVLAIVGGVIGGAVATRSAGLASPAPSVGEASPGPPAQPTMLSPAPTTSPTPTPTPSATAELSASPVPSPGGETPSATPSPAAPTASARPVTRPTSRVDPQWLADVAERTGVPRRALEAYAAATLTLQREDASCSLGWNTLAAIGQIESRHGSFGGATLGEDGVASPKIIGPALDGNGYASIPDTDGGAHDGDTKWDRAVGPMQFIPGTWKLYGADGNGDGAKDPHNIDDASLAAARYLCARGGMDSAGGWRSAVIGYNRSEQYLADVARVANTYAQKVSG, encoded by the coding sequence GTGCACCCCGACACCAGTCCTCCCACGCCCCCGGTCGAGTCGCAGGCCGGGGTGCTGGGCCCCGTCGTGGGCGGCCTCGTCGTCCTCGCGATCGTCGGCGGCGTGATCGGGGGCGCGGTGGCGACCCGGTCCGCGGGGCTGGCGTCCCCGGCGCCGTCGGTGGGGGAGGCCTCGCCGGGCCCGCCCGCGCAGCCCACGATGCTGTCCCCGGCCCCCACGACCAGCCCGACCCCGACCCCCACCCCGTCGGCGACGGCGGAGTTGTCCGCCAGCCCGGTCCCGAGCCCGGGCGGGGAGACACCGAGCGCAACCCCGAGCCCGGCCGCGCCCACGGCGTCCGCACGGCCGGTGACCCGGCCCACCAGCCGGGTCGACCCGCAATGGCTGGCGGACGTGGCGGAGCGGACGGGCGTCCCGCGCCGCGCGCTGGAGGCGTACGCCGCCGCGACGCTGACCCTCCAGCGGGAGGACGCCTCGTGCTCGCTGGGGTGGAACACGCTGGCCGCGATCGGGCAGATCGAGTCCCGGCACGGGTCGTTCGGGGGCGCGACCCTCGGCGAGGACGGGGTGGCCTCGCCCAAGATCATCGGGCCGGCGCTGGACGGCAACGGGTACGCCTCGATCCCGGACACCGACGGCGGGGCCCACGACGGCGACACGAAGTGGGACCGCGCGGTGGGGCCCATGCAGTTCATCCCGGGCACGTGGAAGCTGTACGGCGCGGACGGCAACGGCGACGGGGCGAAGGACCCCCACAACATCGACGACGCGTCCCTGGCGGCGGCGCGCTACCTCTGTGCCCGCGGTGGCATGGACTCGGCGGGCGGGTGGCGCAGCGCGGTGATCGGTTACAACCGCTCGGAGCAGTACCTGGCGGACGTGGCCCGCGTGGCCAACACCTACGCGCAGAAGGTGTCCGGCTGA
- a CDS encoding multifunctional oxoglutarate decarboxylase/oxoglutarate dehydrogenase thiamine pyrophosphate-binding subunit/dihydrolipoyllysine-residue succinyltransferase subunit, whose amino-acid sequence MVATAPGNSSNDDLSNFGANDWLIEEMFEAWKKDPNSVDTSWREFFDKRAGQATPQAAPATAPAPAPAPAPAKAPAPAPAPAAPAAVTAAPAAPAPAPKAAEAPAQKPAAPSAPPQPRAESVSGPKNPGSAGGLSANRPSAARKIEESAEPTRTVMRGAPMRTAKNMDLSIQMPVATSVRNVPMKLIIEQRDVINKHLARTTGGKVSFTHILGYAMVKALSMLPDMNVAYDEENGKPVLVQNHQVNIGLAIDLPKPDGTRQLIVPNIKAADKMNFREFWRAYEEMVRKARKNELTVDDFAGTTASLTNPGGIGTSHSVPRLMMGQGVILGVGSIDYPPEFQAASDTRLRELGVSKITTLTSTYDHRVIQGAVSGEFLKVMHELIIGQHDFYDEIYLSLRVPYLPLRWASDDSAHRSYELAKGTRVIQLINAFRSWGHLMADIDPLEYSQRSHPELELEAHGLSIWDLDREFPVGIFGGNEKETMTLKKVLEQLRGAYCGHVGVEYMHIADTEKRRWLESYFESPIVRWGRDEHLRILDKLNEAEIFETFLQTKFVGQKRFSLEGAESTIVLLDEICDRAANDGLDEVAIGMPHRGRLNVLASIVGKSYGQIFREFEGSIDPKQVMGTGDVKYHLGAEGEFTSLAGNTVKTSVAANPSHLEAVNPVVEGIARAKMDAAGTLDKGAVLPVLLHGDASFSGQGVVYETLQMSQLRGYKTGGTIHIVVNNQVGFTTAPSESRSSTYCTDVAKAISAPIFHVNGDDPEAVARVGRLAFEYRQRFGGDVVIDLVAYRRRGHNEGDDPSFTQPKMYDLIEQKRSVRRLYTEALIGRGDISNEDAEGVMERFRARLEGVFKEVKEADGEDDSYRKVPFYPAKLGRDQGTAISRETMQLIADAQVTYPEGFAVHPKVLPQMQRRAEAIMNGPIDWATAELLAFGSLLMEGRTVRLTGQDSRRGTFSQRFAAVVDRNTNEEYIPLKHLTDDQGQFHVFDSLLSEYAVMGFEYGYSVASPQSLVLWEGQFGDFANGAQTVADEFISSGDAKWTQKSGVTLLLPHGYEGQGPDHSSARIERWLQLCSEGALAVCQPSTPASHFHLLRTHTYVNWHRPLVIMTPKSMLRSKAAASSPEDFTNGSWRPAIGDESITDPSAVQAVILCSGKIRWELVAQRAKRGLEGKVAIVSLERLYPLPTDDLAAELARYPHVTDIRFVQDEPLNQGSWPFMALHLPAALAEKMGGREVELTPVARPESSSPSVGLLKVHQAQEKVLMDQAFEGM is encoded by the coding sequence ATTGTGGCGACGGCGCCCGGCAACAGCTCCAACGACGATCTCTCGAACTTCGGGGCCAACGACTGGCTCATCGAGGAGATGTTCGAGGCCTGGAAGAAGGACCCCAACTCGGTGGACACTTCCTGGCGTGAATTCTTCGACAAGCGGGCAGGCCAGGCGACGCCTCAGGCCGCCCCTGCAACCGCCCCGGCTCCGGCGCCCGCGCCGGCTCCCGCCAAGGCCCCTGCGCCCGCGCCGGCCCCGGCAGCCCCTGCCGCGGTGACCGCGGCTCCGGCGGCCCCGGCCCCCGCTCCCAAGGCGGCCGAGGCCCCGGCCCAGAAGCCGGCGGCCCCCTCCGCGCCCCCGCAGCCGCGGGCAGAGTCCGTCTCCGGGCCGAAGAACCCGGGCTCGGCGGGCGGCCTCTCGGCCAACCGCCCCTCGGCGGCGCGCAAGATCGAGGAGTCGGCCGAGCCGACCCGCACCGTGATGCGCGGCGCGCCGATGCGCACCGCGAAGAACATGGACCTCTCGATTCAGATGCCGGTGGCCACCTCGGTGCGCAACGTGCCGATGAAGCTGATCATCGAGCAGCGCGACGTCATCAACAAGCACCTGGCCCGCACCACGGGCGGCAAGGTCTCCTTCACCCACATCCTCGGCTACGCCATGGTCAAGGCCCTGTCGATGCTGCCGGACATGAACGTCGCCTACGACGAGGAGAACGGCAAGCCCGTCCTGGTCCAGAACCACCAGGTCAACATCGGCCTGGCGATCGACCTGCCCAAGCCCGACGGCACCCGCCAGCTGATCGTCCCCAACATCAAGGCCGCCGACAAGATGAACTTCCGCGAGTTCTGGCGCGCCTACGAGGAGATGGTCCGCAAGGCCCGCAAGAACGAGCTGACCGTCGACGACTTCGCCGGCACGACCGCGTCGCTGACCAACCCCGGCGGCATCGGCACCAGCCACTCCGTCCCGCGCCTCATGATGGGCCAGGGCGTCATCCTGGGCGTCGGCTCGATCGACTACCCGCCGGAGTTCCAGGCCGCCTCCGACACCCGCCTGCGCGAGCTGGGCGTCAGCAAGATCACGACCCTGACCAGCACCTACGACCACCGCGTCATCCAGGGCGCGGTCTCGGGTGAGTTCCTCAAGGTCATGCACGAGCTCATCATCGGCCAGCACGACTTCTACGACGAGATCTACCTCTCGCTGCGCGTCCCCTACCTGCCGCTGCGCTGGGCGTCCGACGACTCGGCCCACCGCTCCTACGAGCTGGCCAAGGGCACCCGCGTCATCCAGCTGATCAACGCCTTCCGCAGCTGGGGCCACCTGATGGCCGACATCGACCCGCTCGAGTACTCCCAGCGCAGCCACCCCGAGCTCGAGCTCGAGGCCCACGGCCTGTCGATCTGGGACCTCGACCGCGAGTTCCCGGTCGGCATCTTCGGCGGCAACGAGAAGGAGACGATGACGCTGAAGAAGGTGCTCGAGCAGCTGCGCGGCGCCTACTGCGGCCACGTCGGCGTCGAGTACATGCACATCGCCGACACCGAGAAGCGGCGCTGGCTCGAGTCCTACTTCGAGAGCCCGATCGTCCGCTGGGGTCGCGACGAGCACCTCCGCATCCTCGACAAGCTCAACGAGGCGGAGATCTTCGAGACCTTCCTGCAGACCAAGTTCGTCGGCCAGAAGCGCTTCTCCCTGGAGGGCGCCGAGTCGACCATCGTGCTGCTCGACGAGATCTGCGACAGGGCGGCCAACGACGGGCTCGATGAGGTCGCGATCGGCATGCCGCACCGCGGTCGCCTCAACGTCCTGGCCAGCATCGTCGGCAAGAGCTACGGCCAGATCTTCCGTGAGTTCGAGGGCTCCATCGACCCCAAGCAGGTCATGGGCACCGGCGACGTGAAGTACCACCTGGGCGCCGAGGGCGAGTTCACCTCGCTGGCCGGCAACACGGTGAAGACCTCGGTCGCCGCCAACCCGTCCCACCTCGAGGCCGTCAACCCGGTCGTCGAGGGCATCGCCCGCGCGAAGATGGACGCCGCCGGCACCCTCGACAAGGGCGCGGTCCTGCCCGTCCTGCTGCACGGTGACGCGTCCTTCTCCGGCCAGGGTGTCGTCTACGAGACCCTGCAGATGAGCCAGCTCCGCGGCTACAAGACCGGCGGCACGATCCACATCGTGGTCAACAACCAGGTCGGCTTCACCACCGCCCCGTCCGAGTCGCGCTCCTCGACGTACTGCACCGACGTCGCGAAGGCGATCAGCGCCCCGATCTTCCACGTCAACGGGGACGACCCCGAGGCCGTGGCCCGCGTCGGACGCCTCGCGTTCGAGTACCGCCAGCGCTTCGGTGGCGACGTCGTGATCGACCTCGTCGCGTACCGCCGCCGCGGCCACAACGAGGGCGACGACCCGAGCTTCACCCAGCCCAAGATGTACGACCTCATCGAGCAGAAGCGCTCGGTGCGCCGCCTGTACACCGAGGCCCTCATCGGCCGTGGCGACATCTCCAACGAGGACGCCGAGGGCGTGATGGAGCGGTTCCGCGCCCGCCTGGAGGGCGTCTTCAAGGAGGTCAAGGAGGCCGACGGCGAGGACGACTCCTACCGCAAGGTGCCGTTCTACCCGGCGAAGCTCGGTCGCGACCAGGGCACGGCCATCTCCCGCGAGACGATGCAGCTCATCGCCGACGCGCAGGTGACCTACCCCGAGGGCTTCGCGGTGCACCCCAAGGTGCTCCCGCAGATGCAGCGCCGCGCCGAGGCGATCATGAACGGCCCGATCGACTGGGCGACCGCCGAACTGTTGGCCTTCGGTTCCCTCCTGATGGAGGGCCGCACGGTCCGCCTGACCGGCCAGGACAGCCGACGCGGCACGTTCTCCCAGCGCTTCGCGGCGGTCGTGGACCGCAACACGAACGAGGAGTACATCCCGCTCAAGCACCTGACCGACGACCAGGGCCAGTTCCACGTGTTCGACTCCCTGCTGAGCGAGTACGCGGTCATGGGCTTCGAGTACGGCTACTCGGTGGCCTCACCGCAGTCGCTCGTGCTGTGGGAGGGCCAGTTCGGCGACTTCGCCAACGGCGCCCAGACGGTCGCCGACGAGTTCATCTCCTCGGGTGACGCGAAGTGGACGCAGAAGTCCGGTGTGACCCTGCTGCTGCCACACGGCTACGAGGGCCAGGGCCCCGACCACAGCTCGGCGCGCATCGAGCGCTGGCTGCAGCTGTGCTCCGAGGGCGCGCTGGCGGTCTGCCAGCCGTCGACGCCGGCGTCGCACTTCCACCTGCTGCGCACGCACACCTACGTGAACTGGCACCGCCCGCTGGTGATCATGACCCCGAAGTCGATGCTGCGCAGCAAGGCCGCGGCCTCGTCGCCCGAGGACTTCACCAACGGCAGCTGGCGTCCGGCCATCGGCGACGAGTCGATCACCGACCCGTCCGCGGTGCAGGCGGTCATCCTCTGCTCCGGCAAGATCCGGTGGGAGCTCGTCGCCCAGCGTGCCAAGCGCGGCCTCGAGGGCAAGGTGGCCATCGTGTCGCTCGAGCGGCTCTACCCGCTCCCGACCGACGACCTGGCCGCCGAGCTGGCCCGCTACCCACACGTCACGGACATCCGCTTCGTGCAGGACGAGCCGCTCAACCAGGGCTCGTGGCCGTTCATGGCCCTCCACCTCCCGGCGGCGCTCGCCGAGAAGATGGGTGGCCGCGAGGTCGAGCTGACCCCGGTGGCCCGCCCCGAGTCCTCCTCCCCGTCGGTGGGCCTGCTCAAGGTGCACCAGGCGCAGGAGAAGGTGCTCATGGACCAGGCCTTCGAAGGGATGTGA
- the lysA gene encoding diaminopimelate decarboxylase, whose translation MTHMHVAGSIHADAVSAAPNWLVKPTDANVLVDGLWSGTVARADDGAIRIGGLTVQEIVEQVGTPAYVIDEVDFRGRALTWRQAFEGWKVYYASKSFLCGTVARWIDDAGLNLDVASMGELTVALRAGFDPARIGLHGNNKSDALLRLALTRGVGRIVVDSPDEISRLERLTAELGVTASVQIRVTTGVEAHTHEYIATAHEDQKFGFSISGGQALVALVRCHGSANLDLRGIHSHIGSQIFDTNGFEVAARRTLRLMSQFKEATGVTLPELNLGGGFGIAYTIDDSPATAQELARGLDDIIEHECRAFGLDKPVLSVEPGRSISGPAGTALYTVGTTKNVEIGGGQQRRYVSVDGGMSDNIRPALYAAEYSAVLASRVSPAAPVLSRVVGLHCEGGDILVRDVFLPGDTGIGDVLAVPASGAYSRSMASNYNHTPRPPVVSVRDGRITTMIRRETLDDLLALDAGLDETL comes from the coding sequence ATGACCCACATGCACGTCGCCGGCTCGATCCACGCGGACGCGGTGTCCGCCGCCCCGAACTGGCTCGTGAAGCCCACCGACGCCAATGTGCTCGTCGACGGGCTGTGGAGCGGTACGGTCGCGCGCGCCGACGACGGGGCCATCCGGATCGGCGGCCTGACGGTGCAGGAGATCGTCGAACAGGTCGGCACGCCCGCCTACGTGATCGACGAGGTCGACTTCCGCGGCCGCGCCCTGACGTGGCGGCAGGCGTTCGAGGGCTGGAAGGTCTACTACGCGTCCAAGAGCTTCCTGTGTGGCACGGTGGCGCGCTGGATCGACGACGCCGGGCTCAACCTCGACGTCGCCAGCATGGGGGAGTTGACCGTCGCGCTCCGTGCCGGTTTCGACCCCGCCCGCATTGGCCTGCACGGCAACAACAAGTCGGACGCCCTCCTGCGGCTCGCCCTGACCCGGGGCGTGGGCCGGATCGTGGTGGACTCCCCGGACGAGATCAGCCGGCTGGAGCGGCTGACCGCGGAGCTGGGCGTGACCGCCTCGGTGCAGATCCGCGTCACCACCGGCGTCGAGGCGCACACGCACGAGTACATCGCCACCGCGCACGAGGACCAGAAGTTCGGCTTCTCCATCTCGGGTGGCCAGGCGCTGGTGGCGCTCGTGCGCTGCCACGGCAGCGCCAACCTGGACCTGCGCGGCATCCACTCCCACATCGGCAGCCAGATCTTCGACACGAACGGCTTCGAGGTGGCGGCCCGGCGCACGCTGCGTCTCATGAGCCAGTTCAAGGAGGCCACGGGCGTCACGCTCCCGGAGCTCAACCTGGGCGGCGGCTTCGGCATCGCCTACACGATCGACGACTCCCCGGCGACGGCCCAGGAGCTGGCCCGCGGGCTGGACGACATCATCGAGCACGAGTGCCGGGCGTTCGGCCTGGACAAGCCGGTGCTGTCGGTCGAGCCCGGGCGCTCGATCTCGGGCCCGGCGGGCACCGCGCTGTACACCGTCGGTACCACCAAGAACGTCGAGATCGGCGGGGGGCAGCAGCGCCGCTACGTCTCGGTCGACGGGGGCATGAGCGACAACATCCGCCCGGCCCTCTACGCCGCGGAGTACTCCGCCGTGCTGGCCAGCCGGGTGAGCCCTGCGGCCCCCGTGCTCTCCCGCGTGGTCGGGCTGCACTGCGAGGGCGGCGACATCCTCGTCCGTGACGTGTTCCTGCCCGGCGACACGGGCATCGGCGACGTCCTGGCGGTGCCCGCCTCCGGCGCCTACAGCCGCTCCATGGCGAGCAACTACAACCACACGCCCCGCCCGCCCGTCGTGTCCGTCCGGGACGGTAGGATCACGACGATGATCCGGCGGGAAACCCTGGACGACCTGCTGGCCCTGGACGCCGGCCTCGACGAGACCTTGTGA
- a CDS encoding sensor histidine kinase, whose amino-acid sequence MLTLTDVVAAHSDLSAEDTLWLGGLVDQWDMLADLSFSDLLLWVPDVDDNVFWAAAQCRPTTGPTALEDDVVGEDVAYDPESLVVEAYLSREICGTSGNKLHAGIPVDVHAVPVIRGDKVIAVVEMHTNRMGVRAPGALEDTYLETAQVLMAMLRVGQFPMVGDKPVPWETPRVGDGSMRLDAQGVVTFASPNAMSAFRRLGWGGDLLGDDLRAVVAELARNRREPVDQVAAPLLCAARVREQEIETRQGSMRLRVQPLLVEGIQSGWFVMGRDITDLRSRERELVTKDATIREIHHRVKNNLQTVAALLRLQARRTTSPEASGALSDAQKRVAAIAVVHEILSQGFDASVRFDEVADRLMTMVRDVATSRSKVAMTRQGSFGLIPAEVATNLSLVFTEVVQNALEHGLGEAPGEVVVRAGQRDGQLVVEVENDGTALPDDFSVAASGSLGLSIVTTLVADLDGTFEMAPRPSGGGTRARIVVPLS is encoded by the coding sequence ATGCTGACGCTCACCGATGTCGTGGCCGCCCACAGTGACCTGTCGGCCGAGGACACCCTGTGGCTGGGCGGGCTGGTGGACCAGTGGGACATGCTCGCCGACCTGTCGTTCAGCGACCTGCTCCTGTGGGTGCCCGACGTCGACGACAACGTGTTCTGGGCGGCGGCGCAGTGCCGGCCCACGACCGGCCCGACCGCGCTCGAGGACGACGTGGTCGGCGAGGACGTGGCGTACGACCCTGAGAGCCTCGTGGTCGAGGCCTACCTCTCCCGCGAGATCTGCGGCACCAGCGGCAACAAGCTCCACGCCGGGATCCCGGTCGACGTGCACGCGGTCCCGGTCATCCGGGGCGACAAGGTCATCGCCGTGGTCGAGATGCACACCAACCGCATGGGCGTGCGCGCCCCGGGCGCCCTGGAGGACACCTACCTCGAGACCGCCCAGGTGCTGATGGCCATGCTGCGGGTGGGCCAGTTCCCGATGGTCGGTGACAAGCCCGTCCCGTGGGAGACCCCCCGCGTGGGCGACGGATCCATGCGACTGGACGCCCAGGGCGTGGTCACGTTCGCCAGCCCCAACGCGATGAGCGCGTTCCGGCGCCTGGGCTGGGGAGGCGACCTCCTGGGCGACGACCTGCGCGCCGTCGTCGCCGAGCTGGCCCGCAACCGCCGCGAGCCGGTGGACCAGGTCGCCGCGCCGCTGCTGTGCGCCGCGCGGGTCCGCGAGCAGGAGATCGAGACGCGGCAGGGGTCGATGCGGCTGCGGGTCCAGCCCCTGCTCGTCGAGGGCATCCAGTCCGGCTGGTTCGTCATGGGGCGCGACATCACCGACCTGCGCTCCCGCGAGCGCGAGCTGGTCACCAAGGACGCGACCATCCGTGAGATCCACCACCGGGTGAAGAACAACCTGCAGACGGTGGCGGCGTTGCTCCGCCTCCAGGCCCGCCGGACCACCTCGCCCGAGGCGTCCGGGGCCCTGAGCGACGCGCAGAAGCGGGTCGCCGCCATCGCGGTGGTGCACGAGATCCTGTCCCAGGGCTTCGACGCGTCCGTGCGCTTCGACGAGGTCGCCGACCGGCTCATGACGATGGTGCGCGACGTCGCCACGTCGCGCAGCAAGGTCGCCATGACCCGCCAGGGCAGCTTCGGGCTCATCCCGGCCGAGGTCGCGACCAACCTGTCGCTGGTGTTCACCGAGGTGGTCCAGAACGCGCTGGAGCACGGGCTGGGGGAGGCCCCCGGCGAGGTGGTCGTCCGGGCCGGCCAGCGGGACGGGCAGCTGGTGGTGGAGGTCGAGAACGACGGCACCGCGCTGCCCGACGACTTCTCGGTGGCGGCGTCCGGCTCGCTGGGCCTGTCGATCGTGACGACGCTGGTCGCCGACCTGGACGGCACCTTCGAGATGGCGCCCCGCCCCTCCGGCGGCGGCACCCGGGCCCGGATCGTGGTCCCGCTGTCCTGA
- the galK gene encoding galactokinase, translating into MTEPALGTSPGRVNLVGEHTDYNDGFVLPIALGHVARVEATPRDDGRVLISSAQLGESVELEELSPGPRAWWGYVAGVLWALRQRGHALGGVDLALDSAVPLGGGLSSSAAIECATALALDALAGLGLSPAELAEVAQAAENDFMGVPTGPMDQRASLWCTTDHALLLDCRTLTPEQVPFALPNDLVLALVDTRSPHVLADGHYAQRRRACASAAEALGVRALRDVTPADLPAALARLTDDEQVRRVRHVVTENARVLDAVAALEAGDWASFGRILTASHASMRDDYEITVPTVDLAVETALACGALGARMTGGGFGGTVIALLPVGSLDSFADALGAAYAERGFAAPGLSTTRAAAGGIELSAAR; encoded by the coding sequence ATGACTGAACCCGCCCTCGGGACCTCCCCCGGCCGGGTCAACCTGGTCGGGGAGCACACCGACTACAACGACGGGTTCGTCCTGCCGATCGCCCTGGGCCACGTCGCCCGCGTCGAGGCGACCCCACGTGACGACGGCCGCGTGCTCATCAGTTCCGCGCAGCTCGGCGAGTCCGTCGAGCTGGAGGAGCTGTCCCCCGGGCCGCGCGCCTGGTGGGGCTACGTGGCCGGGGTGCTGTGGGCCCTGCGGCAGCGCGGGCACGCCCTCGGCGGCGTGGACCTCGCCCTCGACAGTGCCGTCCCCCTGGGCGGTGGGCTCTCGAGCTCGGCCGCCATCGAGTGCGCGACCGCGCTGGCCCTGGACGCCCTCGCCGGGCTGGGGCTCTCCCCCGCCGAGCTGGCCGAGGTCGCCCAGGCGGCCGAGAACGACTTCATGGGCGTCCCCACCGGCCCCATGGACCAGCGGGCGAGCCTGTGGTGCACCACCGACCACGCCCTGCTCCTGGACTGCCGCACGCTGACCCCCGAGCAGGTGCCGTTCGCGCTGCCGAACGACCTCGTGCTCGCCCTCGTGGACACCCGCAGCCCGCACGTCCTCGCGGACGGGCACTACGCGCAGCGCCGCCGGGCCTGCGCGAGCGCGGCCGAGGCCCTCGGCGTCCGGGCCCTGCGAGACGTCACCCCCGCCGACCTGCCCGCCGCGCTGGCCCGCCTCACCGACGACGAGCAGGTGCGTCGGGTGCGGCACGTGGTCACCGAGAACGCCCGGGTGCTCGACGCGGTGGCGGCGCTGGAGGCGGGCGACTGGGCGTCCTTCGGCCGGATCCTGACGGCCTCGCACGCCTCGATGCGCGACGACTACGAGATCACGGTCCCGACGGTCGACCTCGCCGTCGAGACGGCCCTGGCCTGCGGCGCGCTGGGCGCACGCATGACCGGCGGTGGCTTCGGCGGCACGGTGATCGCGCTGCTCCCGGTGGGCTCGCTCGACTCCTTCGCGGACGCGCTGGGCGCCGCCTACGCCGAGCGGGGGTTCGCCGCCCCGGGGCTGTCCACCACGCGCGCCGCGGCCGGCGGGATCGAGCTCAGCGCGGCCCGTTGA
- a CDS encoding DUF6104 family protein encodes MYFTDRGIEELETRRGADEVSLAWLAEQLRTFVDLNPEFEVPVERLATWLARLDDEDDD; translated from the coding sequence TTGTACTTCACCGACCGCGGGATCGAGGAGCTCGAGACCAGGCGGGGCGCCGATGAGGTCAGCCTCGCCTGGCTCGCCGAGCAGTTGCGCACGTTCGTCGACCTGAACCCCGAGTTCGAGGTGCCGGTCGAGCGGCTGGCCACGTGGTTGGCGCGGCTGGACGACGAGGACGATGACTGA
- a CDS encoding 50S ribosomal protein bL37 translates to MGKTGRKRRARKKNKANHGKRPNA, encoded by the coding sequence ATGGGCAAGACCGGACGCAAGCGCCGCGCACGCAAGAAGAACAAGGCGAACCACGGCAAGCGCCCCAACGCCTGA
- a CDS encoding WhiB family transcriptional regulator: MDWRHRAACLTEDPELFFPVGNTGPAIMQIAEAKKVCARCEVRTECLQWALDAGQDHGVWGGLSEDERRAMKRRNARARVRT; this comes from the coding sequence ATGGACTGGCGCCATCGGGCTGCATGCCTGACCGAGGACCCGGAGCTGTTCTTCCCCGTGGGGAACACGGGCCCGGCCATCATGCAGATCGCCGAGGCCAAGAAGGTCTGCGCGCGCTGCGAGGTGCGTACGGAATGCCTTCAGTGGGCTCTCGACGCAGGACAGGACCACGGGGTGTGGGGCGGACTGTCCGAGGACGAACGCCGCGCGATGAAGCGGCGCAACGCACGGGCCCGCGTCCGCACCTGA
- a CDS encoding ROK family transcriptional regulator translates to MPTRRWSLDPTSLRVALTVLRHGPISRAGLGRMLDLSSASVTRLTKPMVSAGLLLEGAPLGRSTGRPALPLDIAAESATFVGLKVSHEGLHAVLTDLRGTILATASCDGDRLSPARVAGAVHALVDELTEGRRAPDALGVSLGATVDRDGLVRGATFLGWPAPVDLAALLEAETGLRTTIDNDVNAFTVAEHWFGVGRDTQEFAVLTIGAGVGLGLVCRDEVVRGRAGAVGMVGPLKVLDGRRAEEVLNRDRFLAAVDEAVGASVEPGTDIVALGTEVPGVAALLDDVADAVGELAGTVSAITAPERILVAGEGAPLLAGREDRVRALVGRMSPDHIPAPTVVVEVVGDAEWARGAAALAIRAHMGVGD, encoded by the coding sequence ATGCCGACCCGACGCTGGTCACTCGATCCGACGAGCCTGCGCGTCGCCCTGACCGTCCTCCGCCACGGACCGATCTCGCGCGCCGGCCTCGGCCGCATGCTCGACCTCTCCTCCGCGAGCGTCACCCGCCTGACCAAGCCGATGGTGTCCGCCGGCCTGCTCCTGGAGGGCGCCCCGCTGGGGCGGTCCACCGGCCGGCCCGCGCTCCCCCTGGACATCGCTGCCGAGAGCGCCACCTTCGTGGGCCTCAAGGTCTCCCACGAGGGCCTCCACGCCGTCCTCACCGACCTGCGCGGCACGATCCTGGCCACGGCCTCCTGCGACGGCGACCGCCTCTCCCCCGCCCGGGTCGCCGGCGCCGTCCACGCGCTCGTGGACGAACTGACCGAGGGCCGGCGCGCGCCCGACGCGCTCGGTGTCTCCCTGGGCGCGACGGTCGACCGCGACGGGCTGGTCCGCGGGGCGACCTTCCTCGGCTGGCCCGCCCCCGTGGACCTCGCCGCCCTCCTCGAGGCGGAGACCGGGCTGCGGACCACCATCGACAACGACGTGAACGCGTTCACCGTCGCCGAGCACTGGTTCGGCGTCGGTCGGGACACCCAGGAGTTCGCGGTGCTGACCATCGGCGCCGGCGTCGGGCTGGGCCTGGTCTGCCGCGACGAGGTGGTGCGCGGCCGGGCCGGCGCCGTCGGCATGGTCGGCCCGCTCAAGGTCCTCGACGGACGCCGGGCCGAGGAGGTCCTCAACCGGGACCGGTTCCTCGCCGCGGTCGACGAGGCCGTGGGGGCGTCCGTGGAACCGGGCACCGACATCGTGGCGCTGGGCACCGAGGTCCCCGGGGTGGCGGCCCTGCTCGACGACGTGGCCGACGCCGTGGGCGAACTCGCCGGCACGGTGTCGGCCATCACCGCCCCCGAACGCATCCTGGTCGCCGGGGAGGGCGCCCCCCTCCTCGCCGGCCGCGAGGACCGCGTGCGCGCCCTGGTGGGGCGGATGAGCCCCGACCACATCCCGGCCCCCACCGTGGTGGTCGAGGTCGTCGGGGACGCGGAGTGGGCCCGGGGCGCGGCGGCCCTGGCGATCCGCGCCCACATGGGCGTCGGCGACTAG